The Pyramidobacter porci genome includes a region encoding these proteins:
- a CDS encoding ribonuclease J, which yields MNVSRAAYAHRRKIASAPTETLKFIPLGGLGEIGKNMYAIEYGNDIVVIDAGLMFPDEEMLGIDFVIPDISYLEENRKKIRGILITHGHEDHIGALPFVLPKLDVPVYSAKLTLGMIEGKMLEAAPRYKPRLVEVKAGETVALGVFKVTFISVCHSIPDALGIAVETPLGIVLHTGDFKFDPTPVDDHVTDYAAFAELGRKGVLLMASDSTNAEREGFTKSEKSLIGAIDNLFRTYRNRRVIISAFASNLHRVQLVLDAAARFNRKVVFAGRSMVNNVDLAIRLGYIKAEPGTVVPLAEMDSYNDSHLVVMTTGSQGEPFSGLVLMSKGAHHRVKLDSKDVVALFANPIPGNEKLVSNTINRLFELGCEVLYGREAGLHVSGHASREELKMLLSMVKPKYFVPVHGEYRMQIRHSQLAEEVGIPEKNVFIMNNGDILSIARNSAGVKSKAPAGAVLVDGMALGEKEGSILKERQELSENGVLVVSVTLDKKGLLVGEPCFESYGQIHFKDAEGMRQEFSEAVRRALKRELPEDDELLKKQISLRCKELLRKYMRSASAVIPLIARL from the coding sequence ATGAACGTCTCACGCGCAGCCTATGCCCACAGAAGAAAAATTGCCTCTGCGCCGACTGAAACGCTGAAGTTTATTCCCTTGGGCGGACTGGGGGAAATCGGCAAGAATATGTACGCCATAGAGTACGGAAACGACATTGTGGTGATCGACGCCGGCCTGATGTTCCCCGACGAGGAGATGCTGGGCATCGACTTTGTCATTCCCGACATCTCCTATCTTGAAGAAAATCGGAAAAAAATCCGCGGCATCCTGATCACCCACGGGCATGAAGACCATATCGGCGCGCTGCCGTTCGTGCTGCCCAAACTGGACGTTCCCGTGTACAGCGCCAAACTTACTCTGGGCATGATCGAGGGGAAGATGCTGGAAGCCGCGCCGCGGTACAAGCCGCGGCTGGTGGAGGTCAAGGCCGGGGAAACCGTTGCGCTTGGCGTCTTCAAAGTCACGTTCATTTCCGTCTGTCATTCGATCCCCGACGCTTTGGGGATCGCCGTGGAGACGCCCCTCGGCATCGTGCTTCATACGGGGGATTTCAAATTCGATCCCACGCCCGTCGACGATCATGTCACCGATTACGCCGCTTTCGCCGAACTGGGGCGGAAGGGCGTGCTGCTCATGGCTTCCGACTCCACGAACGCTGAACGCGAAGGTTTTACAAAATCCGAAAAGTCGTTGATCGGGGCCATCGACAATCTTTTCCGCACCTATCGCAACCGGCGCGTCATCATTTCCGCTTTCGCCAGCAACCTTCACCGCGTCCAGCTGGTCCTTGACGCGGCGGCGCGCTTTAACAGAAAGGTCGTCTTCGCCGGCCGCAGCATGGTCAACAACGTCGATCTGGCGATTCGCCTGGGGTATATCAAGGCCGAGCCGGGGACTGTCGTCCCATTGGCGGAGATGGATTCTTACAACGATTCCCATCTTGTCGTGATGACGACCGGCAGTCAGGGAGAACCTTTTTCCGGGCTTGTCCTGATGAGCAAAGGAGCTCATCATCGGGTCAAGCTTGACAGCAAGGATGTGGTGGCTCTTTTCGCCAATCCTATCCCCGGCAATGAAAAACTGGTCAGCAACACCATCAACAGACTTTTCGAGCTGGGCTGCGAAGTCTTGTACGGCAGGGAGGCGGGGCTGCATGTTTCCGGACACGCCTCCAGAGAGGAGCTGAAAATGCTTCTCAGCATGGTGAAGCCTAAATATTTCGTTCCCGTTCACGGCGAGTACCGCATGCAGATCCGTCATTCGCAGCTTGCCGAAGAAGTGGGAATTCCCGAAAAAAATGTTTTCATTATGAACAATGGCGACATCCTTTCGATTGCGCGGAATTCGGCCGGAGTCAAAAGCAAAGCGCCGGCCGGCGCCGTGCTGGTAGACGGTATGGCGTTGGGGGAGAAGGAAGGCTCGATCCTGAAGGAGCGCCAGGAACTTTCGGAGAACGGGGTTCTTGTGGTCTCCGTAACGCTCGACAAGAAGGGGCTTCTTGTCGGCGAGCCTTGTTTCGAAAGCTACGGTCAGATCCATTTCAAGGACGCGGAGGGGATGCGCCAGGAGTTTTCCGAAGCCGTCCGCCGCGCTTTGAAACGCGAGCTGCCGGAAGACGACGAGCTCTTGAAAAAGCAGATTTCCCTGCGATGCAAGGAGTTGCTGAGGAAGTACATGCGCAGCGCGTCCGCCGTGATTCCGTTGATCGCAAGGTTATAA
- a CDS encoding undecaprenyl-diphosphate phosphatase, translating to MMTPLISSLSQGVLQGLTEYLPVSSSAHLAIFQHVTGNGEAGLAFDLVLHVATVCSTLVYFRKDILRMLFEFFRGFRMPVGQKSDGWYFGWAVIFGSMPTAIIGLLLKPFVERIGVSMAGVGGALLVTSALMSILAVVPPGTRKICVSIGLIVGIAQGIAVIPGISRSGATLVAGILCGLSAAEAFRFSFLLSLPAITGAAVLELRHAAGAGVSLPEGWLCGALLAFVSGLIALYLLHRTILRGRWWIFALYCGALGLVALIWL from the coding sequence ATGATGACTCCATTGATTTCCAGCCTTTCGCAAGGCGTATTGCAGGGACTGACGGAGTATCTGCCGGTCAGCAGCTCCGCGCACTTGGCGATATTCCAGCATGTGACGGGGAACGGCGAAGCGGGGCTGGCTTTCGATCTGGTGCTGCATGTGGCTACGGTCTGTTCTACGCTGGTTTATTTTAGAAAAGACATTTTACGGATGCTTTTCGAATTCTTTCGTGGGTTCAGAATGCCGGTCGGACAGAAATCGGACGGATGGTATTTCGGCTGGGCAGTCATCTTCGGATCCATGCCGACGGCGATTATCGGTCTGTTGCTGAAGCCGTTCGTGGAGAGAATCGGCGTTTCGATGGCGGGCGTCGGCGGCGCGCTTTTGGTGACAAGCGCCTTGATGTCGATTCTTGCGGTCGTTCCTCCCGGCACGCGTAAAATTTGCGTTTCCATCGGCCTTATTGTCGGCATCGCTCAAGGAATCGCGGTGATCCCCGGCATCTCGCGCTCGGGAGCGACGTTGGTTGCGGGCATTCTGTGCGGCTTGAGCGCGGCGGAAGCGTTTCGCTTTTCGTTTTTGCTTTCTCTCCCGGCCATAACGGGCGCGGCAGTGCTCGAACTGCGCCATGCTGCCGGGGCGGGCGTATCCCTTCCCGAAGGCTGGCTTTGTGGCGCGCTGCTTGCCTTTGTGTCCGGATTGATAGCGTTGTATTTGCTCCATCGCACGATCCTCCGCGGGCGCTGGTGGATTTTCGCTCTGTACTGCGGAGCGCTGGGGCTTGTCGCGCTGATCTGGCTCTAA
- a CDS encoding Maf family protein produces MILASASPRRKELLEKIGLNFDIIPADVAEERIAGESPAHLVMRLSELKGQSLAVKYPQALIIASDTVVSLDAKIYGKPHDGAEAFVMLSSLAGKEHTVYTGLALFWKKRRLSRYDCTRVQFRELTASVIKSYVATGEPFGKAGGYAIQGLGGFFARAIHGDYSTVVGFPVCLFGSMMEELGFPLNQLWEVSS; encoded by the coding sequence GTGATCCTCGCGTCGGCAAGCCCCCGACGCAAGGAACTCCTTGAGAAAATCGGCCTGAACTTCGACATTATCCCTGCCGACGTCGCCGAAGAGAGAATTGCCGGCGAATCTCCCGCGCACTTGGTCATGAGGCTTTCCGAATTGAAAGGGCAGTCCCTTGCCGTGAAATATCCTCAGGCGTTAATCATCGCTTCCGACACGGTGGTGTCCCTGGATGCAAAGATTTACGGCAAGCCGCACGACGGCGCGGAAGCTTTTGTCATGCTTTCGTCTCTTGCGGGCAAGGAGCACACGGTGTACACCGGCCTGGCGCTGTTTTGGAAGAAACGTCGGCTCTCTCGGTACGATTGCACGAGGGTGCAGTTCAGAGAGCTGACGGCTTCGGTCATAAAAAGCTATGTTGCGACAGGCGAGCCTTTCGGCAAGGCTGGCGGCTATGCGATCCAGGGGTTGGGCGGTTTTTTCGCGCGGGCGATCCACGGAGATTACTCGACGGTCGTGGGGTTCCCGGTGTGTCTGTTCGGCTCTATGATGGAAGAGTTGGGGTTTCCTTTAAATCAACTCTGGGAGGTGTCTTCATGA
- a CDS encoding DUF5693 family protein → MMTKTKNNARVFVYCLFAALALAMPSLMWRLFQERANHSSLLVFDLMELHSLNAEEGQNKFAALMEAGISAFMVPECTAEDLGKGAVDRVTAVPAADVPDSVLKSFSYPSGTVVILKDPALAELQQEYLKRRFKNGESVADGQTVYFRIPRPYVQMEKAGVLPDLRSMQYLSAAGVPLVFAPSPSMGSSGEELEESLTFICDNFSSVKVLCPTGEIAATYPYTERLGSFVKERGLLMAQVEFSRQYGAAGQVAAAWPNVVSLHAVDREEVLKRNIIRPIMLNRFYRAAEEREVRLLVLRADPLRAVAPQLAEYCEDVRALRARLDENGFKRLWPAPAPSSPWINSFFSAIALQILLLLLLARYVERYFDISLLSRKRFLGVLAATAVVLGVCSLYAGILSRLGGAFAAGFLAAEASLLAMERWKVPLRGAAEGFLLVLVGGLVIAGRFSVPLYMYRLSTFSGVKLSLLLPPLLILLIDVHKREHPESLAEIFTRPPLWGELVLAGTLLLAAAVMLLRSGNYGLVGTSEIMFRDWLEKILGARPRTKEFLVGYPALVVWYYLKRQEMWAHWREILRLAVTLAFSSAVNSFCHFHTPLSLTLLRGFNGWWIGLVLGSLALVVGVRLGRPLSRRLRSLL, encoded by the coding sequence ATGATGACGAAAACTAAAAATAACGCAAGAGTGTTCGTTTATTGTCTGTTCGCGGCATTGGCGCTTGCCATGCCATCTCTCATGTGGAGGTTGTTTCAAGAGCGTGCGAACCATTCCTCGCTGCTTGTGTTTGACTTGATGGAACTTCATTCCTTAAACGCGGAAGAGGGACAGAATAAATTTGCGGCGTTGATGGAGGCGGGAATCTCTGCGTTCATGGTGCCCGAATGCACGGCGGAAGATCTCGGCAAGGGGGCCGTCGATCGGGTAACGGCGGTTCCGGCAGCCGATGTGCCCGATTCGGTCCTCAAGAGTTTTTCTTATCCCTCGGGGACCGTCGTGATTCTTAAGGATCCGGCGTTGGCGGAACTGCAGCAAGAATATTTAAAGAGACGCTTCAAGAACGGAGAGAGCGTTGCTGACGGCCAGACCGTCTATTTCAGGATACCGCGTCCTTATGTGCAGATGGAAAAAGCGGGCGTCTTGCCCGATCTGCGTTCGATGCAGTACCTTTCGGCGGCCGGCGTGCCGTTGGTTTTCGCGCCGTCGCCCAGTATGGGCAGCTCGGGCGAAGAACTCGAAGAGAGCTTGACGTTTATCTGCGACAATTTCTCCAGCGTCAAAGTCCTCTGTCCCACTGGAGAAATTGCCGCAACCTACCCTTATACGGAACGACTGGGCAGCTTTGTCAAGGAACGCGGTTTGCTGATGGCGCAGGTAGAATTCTCGCGGCAGTACGGAGCGGCCGGGCAGGTCGCTGCCGCTTGGCCGAACGTCGTGTCGCTGCATGCCGTGGATCGCGAGGAAGTCTTGAAAAGGAATATCATTCGCCCCATTATGCTGAACCGTTTTTATCGCGCCGCGGAGGAGAGAGAAGTGCGTCTTCTGGTGCTCCGCGCGGATCCTTTGCGTGCCGTTGCGCCTCAGCTTGCCGAATATTGCGAGGACGTGAGGGCTCTGCGGGCGCGCCTCGACGAAAACGGCTTCAAGCGTCTGTGGCCGGCCCCTGCTCCGTCCAGCCCATGGATCAATTCTTTTTTTTCGGCGATCGCTCTGCAGATCCTGCTTTTGCTGCTGTTGGCGAGATATGTTGAGCGTTATTTCGACATTTCGCTCCTTTCTCGGAAACGGTTTTTGGGCGTTCTTGCGGCGACGGCCGTCGTCCTTGGCGTGTGCTCCTTGTACGCGGGAATTCTTTCTCGCCTTGGCGGAGCGTTTGCCGCCGGATTCTTGGCGGCGGAAGCTTCGCTGTTGGCCATGGAGCGCTGGAAGGTGCCCCTGCGCGGGGCGGCTGAAGGTTTTCTGCTCGTGCTTGTCGGCGGTCTCGTGATCGCCGGCCGTTTTTCCGTGCCTCTCTATATGTATCGCCTGAGCACGTTCAGCGGCGTCAAGCTGAGCTTGCTCCTTCCGCCGCTCCTCATTCTGCTGATCGACGTGCATAAGCGCGAACATCCCGAATCATTGGCCGAGATTTTCACGCGGCCGCCGCTTTGGGGCGAACTCGTGCTGGCGGGAACGCTGCTGCTGGCCGCCGCAGTGATGCTGCTGCGCAGCGGCAATTACGGGCTCGTCGGGACGTCCGAGATCATGTTCCGCGACTGGCTTGAAAAAATCCTCGGCGCCCGTCCCAGAACCAAGGAATTTCTCGTCGGCTATCCGGCCTTGGTCGTCTGGTACTATCTTAAACGTCAGGAAATGTGGGCTCATTGGCGGGAAATCCTTCGCCTGGCCGTGACGCTGGCTTTCTCTTCCGCGGTGAACAGCTTCTGCCATTTCCATACGCCCTTGTCTTTAACGTTGCTTCGGGGCTTCAACGGATGGTGGATCGGCCTGGTGCTGGGCAGCCTGGCCCTGGTTGTCGGCGTCCGTTTGGGGCGGCCGCTCTCCCGGCGGCTGCGCAGTCTCTTGTAA
- the csaB gene encoding polysaccharide pyruvyl transferase CsaB, producing MTRRWKVLLCGYYGMGNLGDELLAAATIQLLKNCGLEEREIAMLSGEPKKSAERHRVYPIDRWSRRDVVRALRHSETLLLGGGGIFQDSSSFRSPWYYWTVVRLAKLCGCKTWAVGQSIGPLSRRINRLLAQDAFRSCEIVSVRDLHSQTFLNGHCLLSDDLALALPFRNESRRSEYFLVNFRRHDGELEYEAARAYARSSFAGKLKTVGVAMDKNDLQLMREIQERGVCGVDELIYPDAEQLSKLFSGAAGAFGMRLHFGVLSLKAEVPCTLIPYDSKVSDFAERWGGTLWNGGEVLFPRPWQKQAGLEAACAAIQSDFALCFERAMRL from the coding sequence ATGACGCGCCGTTGGAAAGTTCTGCTCTGCGGCTACTACGGCATGGGAAATCTCGGCGACGAGCTGCTGGCGGCCGCGACCATTCAGCTTCTGAAGAACTGCGGCCTGGAGGAACGCGAGATCGCCATGCTGTCGGGGGAACCGAAAAAAAGCGCGGAACGGCATCGCGTTTATCCAATCGACCGCTGGTCCCGCCGAGATGTTGTCCGGGCTTTGAGGCACAGCGAGACTTTGCTGCTCGGCGGCGGCGGAATTTTTCAGGACAGTTCCAGTTTTCGCAGTCCGTGGTATTATTGGACGGTAGTTAGATTGGCCAAACTCTGCGGCTGCAAAACATGGGCGGTCGGCCAGTCCATCGGCCCGCTGTCGCGTCGGATCAATCGCCTTTTGGCCCAAGATGCCTTCCGAAGCTGCGAGATCGTTTCGGTCCGCGATCTTCACTCGCAGACTTTTCTCAACGGACATTGTCTTCTTTCGGACGATCTGGCCCTGGCGCTTCCTTTCAGGAACGAGAGCCGGCGCTCCGAATATTTCCTCGTAAATTTTCGCCGTCATGACGGGGAGCTGGAGTACGAAGCCGCGAGGGCTTACGCCCGTTCGTCTTTCGCCGGGAAACTGAAAACCGTCGGAGTCGCGATGGACAAGAACGATCTCCAGCTGATGCGGGAAATTCAGGAACGCGGCGTGTGCGGAGTCGACGAGCTTATATATCCCGACGCTGAACAGCTGTCGAAACTTTTCAGCGGCGCCGCGGGAGCGTTTGGCATGCGCCTTCACTTCGGCGTGCTCTCGTTGAAGGCGGAAGTCCCGTGCACGCTGATCCCGTACGATTCGAAAGTGTCCGATTTTGCCGAACGCTGGGGAGGAACTCTATGGAACGGCGGCGAGGTTCTCTTTCCTCGTCCGTGGCAAAAGCAGGCTGGGCTGGAAGCGGCCTGCGCGGCGATCCAATCCGACTTTGCCCTCTGCTTCGAAAGGGCAATGCGCTTGTGA
- a CDS encoding cell division ATP-binding protein FtsE, translated as MEIHINGLTKIFSPNIQALSDIYLDISEGEFVYLIGTTGSGKTTLMRMLTREVLPTRGQVSLDGIDLRRLSSSSLPYFRRDIGVVFQDYKLLPNLTAWENVAFVLEVCGVPRAEARERTDDVIDKVGLWNRRGLMPDQLSGGEQQRVAIARAIVNAPRLFLADEPTGNLDVHTAEYVMKLLLSIHAAGTTVIVATHDQHLVDTYRQRVVELHMGRLVRDEREGRYSISGDL; from the coding sequence ATGGAGATCCACATAAACGGACTGACGAAAATCTTTTCGCCGAACATCCAGGCCCTCAGCGATATCTATCTGGATATTTCGGAAGGAGAGTTCGTATACCTGATCGGCACTACTGGTTCCGGAAAAACGACGCTGATGCGGATGCTGACCCGGGAAGTGCTGCCGACAAGAGGGCAGGTCAGCCTTGACGGAATCGACTTGCGCCGACTTTCATCTTCCAGTTTGCCATACTTTCGCCGTGACATCGGCGTGGTGTTCCAAGATTACAAATTGCTGCCGAATCTGACGGCATGGGAGAACGTGGCCTTTGTTCTCGAAGTGTGCGGGGTGCCGCGCGCGGAAGCACGCGAAAGAACCGACGACGTTATCGATAAGGTCGGCCTGTGGAACCGCAGAGGACTTATGCCCGATCAGCTCTCCGGCGGCGAGCAGCAAAGAGTCGCCATCGCGCGGGCGATCGTCAATGCGCCGCGCCTCTTTTTGGCGGACGAACCGACCGGCAACCTGGACGTGCATACGGCGGAGTACGTGATGAAACTGCTACTGTCCATCCATGCCGCGGGAACCACCGTGATCGTGGCGACGCACGATCAGCACTTGGTCGATACGTATCGCCAGCGCGTGGTGGAACTGCACATGGGGCGCCTGGTTCGCGACGAGCGGGAAGGGAGGTACAGCATCAGTGGGGACTTATAG
- a CDS encoding cell division protein FtsX yields the protein MGTYRYVVRDTLRLFFRHWGLSLLTLVTAASVFFLVGASSLLALNIRKIAVNIQSDLVIQAYASSEEAVHHIIDALKDNRDIAELKYISPQEGLDRLRAKMGAQSKAVTLLGDNPLPWTIEIKVRQALLVTSIVKQLSGMSEIDDLMYSGALAERLVKLSSLISKIALTVLVIAMLVSGLVFYNTIRISIYSRRQEISVMLLVGSTRSYVASPFVLNGMLLGLLGAVAAVILLHYGQLHVMGTIDAVLPFLRQQLQWREIVLLDQVLLCAGVTMGWLCSFVAVRHYIKNAAAPL from the coding sequence GTGGGGACTTATAGATATGTTGTGCGCGACACGCTCCGGCTGTTTTTTCGTCACTGGGGTTTGAGCCTTCTGACGCTGGTCACCGCCGCCTCGGTCTTTTTTCTGGTGGGGGCAAGCTCTCTTCTGGCGCTGAATATCCGCAAAATTGCCGTGAACATCCAGAGCGACTTGGTAATACAGGCTTATGCTTCCTCGGAGGAAGCGGTGCATCACATTATCGACGCTTTGAAGGATAACCGCGACATTGCGGAGCTGAAGTACATCTCCCCTCAGGAGGGGCTGGATCGTCTGCGCGCGAAAATGGGCGCCCAGTCGAAAGCGGTAACGCTGCTGGGGGACAATCCCCTGCCCTGGACAATTGAAATCAAGGTGAGGCAAGCCCTGCTGGTGACTTCGATCGTCAAGCAGCTTTCGGGGATGAGCGAGATCGACGACTTGATGTACTCCGGAGCGCTGGCCGAACGTCTGGTGAAACTGTCCTCGCTGATTTCCAAAATCGCTCTGACGGTTCTCGTGATCGCAATGCTTGTGAGCGGCTTGGTCTTCTATAACACGATTCGCATCAGCATTTATTCAAGGCGTCAGGAGATATCGGTGATGCTTCTTGTCGGCTCGACCCGCTCATACGTGGCGTCCCCGTTCGTCCTCAACGGAATGCTGCTGGGGCTGCTAGGCGCTGTGGCTGCTGTGATCCTGCTGCATTATGGACAGCTGCATGTCATGGGGACGATCGATGCGGTCCTTCCGTTTCTGCGTCAGCAGTTGCAGTGGAGAGAAATCGTTTTGCTTGACCAGGTCCTGCTTTGCGCAGGTGTGACGATGGGGTGGCTGTGCAGTTTTGTCGCTGTGCGCCATTACATAAAAAATGCGGCTGCCCCGCTTTAG
- a CDS encoding murein hydrolase activator EnvC family protein — translation MRLPRFRICALPGSKYRLRPGKFAWLSVCLALALGSPALSAPSLDDKIAQQKKQLDLLNKRIQYHTRELAEAKAKEKGYLRELSVFDHRVQQSEEQIALLDLQIEKNERELKEVAESIEGHNKRIRTLQDILSKRCVAIYKYGGAADLNVMLSAADLAELNNLTYLMNRLSRQDEKDIEALEAERLALKSDELKLQQTRGQLAQRHKQRTREQQANKQAGAHRRELLARVEKDKKAHEAAMRESEEAERALQKKIDEYLKKKALAAQQGNNKGGRIPAYEGNGKFDWPVPDRKVTSRFGLRVHPRFKTKRQHTGIDIASSLGTPIKTAGAGEVIFAGWMRGYGQVVIIDHGGGYATVYAHMSKIQVDEGDTVKRGATIGRVGMTGVATGPHLHFEVRVNGEARNPLKYL, via the coding sequence ATGCGGCTGCCCCGCTTTAGGATTTGTGCCTTGCCGGGCTCGAAATACCGCTTGCGCCCAGGAAAATTTGCCTGGCTTTCCGTTTGTCTGGCGCTCGCTCTTGGCTCTCCGGCCTTGAGCGCGCCAAGCCTCGACGACAAGATCGCTCAGCAGAAAAAACAACTGGATCTGCTGAATAAACGCATTCAATACCATACCCGCGAGCTTGCCGAAGCGAAGGCAAAGGAGAAGGGATATCTGCGCGAACTGTCCGTGTTTGATCACCGCGTCCAGCAGTCCGAAGAGCAAATTGCCCTGCTTGATTTGCAGATCGAAAAGAACGAGCGGGAGCTCAAAGAGGTTGCCGAAAGCATTGAAGGGCACAATAAGCGCATCAGAACTTTGCAGGATATCCTTTCAAAACGGTGCGTCGCTATTTACAAATACGGCGGCGCGGCCGATCTGAACGTAATGCTCTCGGCGGCGGACTTGGCGGAGCTCAACAACCTGACGTATCTCATGAACCGCTTGAGCCGCCAGGACGAGAAAGACATTGAGGCTCTTGAAGCGGAAAGGTTGGCTCTGAAGAGCGACGAATTGAAGCTTCAACAGACGCGCGGGCAATTGGCGCAGCGCCATAAACAGCGCACGCGGGAACAGCAGGCCAATAAGCAGGCCGGAGCTCACCGCAGGGAACTTTTGGCTCGCGTAGAGAAAGATAAAAAAGCCCATGAGGCGGCGATGCGGGAAAGCGAGGAAGCCGAAAGGGCTCTGCAGAAAAAGATTGACGAGTACCTTAAGAAAAAGGCCCTTGCCGCTCAACAGGGGAACAATAAAGGCGGCCGTATTCCCGCTTATGAAGGCAACGGCAAGTTCGATTGGCCGGTTCCAGACAGAAAGGTGACAAGCCGTTTTGGGTTGCGGGTTCATCCCCGGTTCAAAACGAAACGTCAGCATACGGGCATTGATATTGCCTCATCCCTGGGGACGCCGATCAAGACGGCCGGAGCGGGAGAAGTTATCTTCGCCGGCTGGATGAGAGGATATGGTCAGGTTGTCATCATCGATCATGGCGGCGGTTACGCCACTGTTTACGCTCATATGAGCAAGATTCAGGTCGATGAAGGGGACACCGTGAAGAGAGGGGCCACGATCGGCAGAGTCGGCATGACCGGCGTAGCGACCGGGCCGCATCTCCATTTCGAAGTGCGCGTCAATGGAGAGGCCCGCAATCCGTTGAAATATTTGTAG
- a CDS encoding S41 family peptidase — protein sequence MKILKKYRDVALGIVIGAVLMTLIPVVYASKGELSQVAPFSTDSLWLLKQARVIVEAYQVDAASNDIDESEMVHGAMRGMLGAWKDPYTRFLDPQQLEDEKTSLEGSFGGLGINIASRDGKILVINPIEGTPADKAGLRPMDEIVRVNDDIVIGWDLDKVVKLLRGDPGTEVSVGIRRADTARLIDFKIVRDTIKIETVHAEILSDDVGYIRLRQFIKTSAPDVGKAVIDLKNKKAKGLILDLRNNGGGLLDSARDICDLFIDGGLVVSTKGRVDSANEEFYAHEGVLTQLPLVVLINEGSASASEIVSGALRDRNGTLLIGAKSFGKGSVQVLFNLSDGSGMFVTTARYFTPKGVRIDHVGLSPDIYVKSLWSDEDRDKADSSQGDKGEAEGTGTSNGKTKNGPAEEKSTKDARSRDPQLDKAKETLLRLIAGEKPETLRDPVPELVSSDVSVISADQASDDAAVKGESGDKSLNPDKKSVPGK from the coding sequence ATGAAAATACTGAAAAAATATCGCGATGTGGCGCTGGGGATCGTGATCGGCGCGGTCCTCATGACTCTTATCCCCGTGGTGTACGCCAGCAAGGGGGAATTGTCGCAGGTCGCTCCTTTCTCGACTGATTCGCTGTGGCTCCTGAAACAGGCGCGCGTCATCGTCGAGGCGTATCAGGTCGACGCGGCAAGCAACGACATTGATGAGAGTGAAATGGTCCATGGAGCCATGCGCGGAATGCTGGGCGCGTGGAAGGATCCTTATACGCGTTTTCTCGATCCTCAGCAGTTGGAAGACGAGAAAACTTCCTTGGAAGGATCCTTTGGCGGTTTGGGGATCAACATCGCCAGCCGCGACGGGAAAATTCTCGTTATAAATCCTATTGAAGGCACGCCCGCCGATAAGGCCGGGCTGCGTCCCATGGACGAAATTGTCAGAGTGAACGACGATATCGTCATCGGCTGGGATCTCGACAAGGTTGTTAAACTGCTTCGCGGCGATCCCGGCACGGAAGTCTCCGTGGGGATCCGTCGCGCCGATACGGCCAGGCTGATCGACTTCAAGATCGTGCGGGACACGATCAAGATCGAGACGGTGCACGCCGAAATCCTCAGCGACGATGTCGGTTACATTCGCCTGCGCCAGTTCATCAAGACCAGCGCGCCGGATGTCGGCAAGGCCGTCATCGATCTCAAAAACAAAAAGGCGAAGGGATTGATTCTCGATCTCAGAAACAATGGCGGCGGTCTGCTCGACTCAGCTCGCGATATCTGCGACCTGTTTATCGACGGAGGACTTGTCGTTTCGACAAAGGGGCGCGTTGATTCCGCGAACGAAGAGTTCTATGCGCATGAAGGCGTCCTGACTCAATTGCCCCTGGTCGTGCTGATCAACGAGGGCAGCGCCAGCGCCTCGGAAATCGTCTCCGGCGCTTTGCGCGACCGCAACGGTACGTTGCTGATCGGCGCCAAGAGTTTTGGCAAGGGATCCGTCCAGGTCCTTTTCAATCTTTCCGATGGTTCGGGAATGTTCGTGACGACGGCTCGCTATTTCACTCCGAAAGGCGTTCGCATTGATCATGTCGGGCTTTCTCCCGATATTTACGTGAAGTCTCTGTGGAGCGACGAAGATCGCGACAAGGCAGATTCAAGCCAGGGAGACAAAGGCGAGGCGGAAGGAACGGGAACGTCGAATGGGAAAACGAAAAACGGGCCGGCAGAAGAAAAGTCCACAAAAGACGCCAGGTCCCGCGATCCCCAACTCGACAAAGCGAAAGAGACGCTCTTGAGACTGATCGCGGGAGAAAAACCGGAAACGCTGAGGGATCCCGTCCCTGAGCTCGTATCTTCCGATGTTTCCGTCATTTCCGCAGATCAGGCCAGCGATGACGCTGCCGTGAAGGGCGAAAGCGGCGATAAGAGCTTGAATCCCGACAAGAAATCCGTTCCTGGCAAATGA